The Sebastes umbrosus isolate fSebUmb1 chromosome 23, fSebUmb1.pri, whole genome shotgun sequence genome contains a region encoding:
- the LOC119482931 gene encoding 4-galactosyl-N-acetylglucosaminide 3-alpha-L-fucosyltransferase 9-like → MSCSACQSTSLRTFLFSSLLLFGLLCILFTYMSDFKYPNFGIYMKKGRQFCPTFLCAEREQTQDPNNNSSAELHINPQPSDTQKIQAAAVDAEPDTIVLIWKFPFGQKHDMNCSIFNIVKCRLTADKTLYPKAHGVLFHHRDLGGMPTEPRPYFQKWVWFNMESPAHTTPNPKLNDVFNLTCNYRLNSNIPVPYGSLVPVMSQDKSFKLPAKDKLVCWIVSNWNPGSKRVQFYNELKKHINIHTYGRAFGHRPSDEGYIEIVSSCKFYLSFENSIYKDYITEKVYRPMMLGTVPVALGPQRQNYEDHITPDSFIHVDDFSTPKELAEQLLYLDQNHTEYMRYFSWTSRYKVKSTKFGSEHACQTCKYLQNHKEYQVVRNLNEWFWG, encoded by the coding sequence ATGTCCTGCTCAGCCTGCCAGTCGACTTCTCTGCGCACATTTCTCTTCAGCAGCCTACTGCTGTTTGGCTTACTTTGCATTCTCTTCACATATATGTCTGACTTCAAGTACCCCAATTTTGGCATTTACATGAAGAAAGGCCGTCAATTCTGTCCGACATTTCTGTgcgcagagagagaacagaccCAGGACCCAAACAACAACAGTTCTGCAGAGCTGCACATTAACCCACAACCCAGCGACACCCAGAAGATCCAGGCAGCAGCAGTGGACGCTGAGCCCGACACTATAGTATTGATCTGGAAGTTTCCATTTGGCCAAAAACATGATATGAACTGCAGTATTTTCAATATTGTAAAATGCCGCTTGACAGCTGACAAGACACTATACCCTAAGGCCCACGGGGTTCTCTTCCACCACAGGGATCTAGGAGGCATGCCGACAGAACCGCGTCCCTATTTTCAGAAATGGGTGTGGTTCAATATGGAGTCACCTGCACACACAACTCCAAACCCTAAACTTAATGACGTATTCAACTTAACATGCAATTATCGCCTCAATTCAAATATTCCAGTGCCTTATGGGTCTCTGGTGCCAGTGATGTCACAAGATAAAAGTTTCAAATTGCCAGCAAAGGACAAGTTGGTGTGTTGGATCGTGAGCAACTGGAACCCGGGGTCAAAGAGAGTTCAGTTCTACAATGAACTGAAGAAACACATCAACATTCATACTTATGGAAGAGCCTTTGGCCATCGTCCAAGTGACGAAGGCTATATAGAGATAGTTTCTAGTTGTAAATTCTACCTCTCCTTTGAAAACTCTATCTACAAAGACTACATCACAGAGAAGGTATACAGACCTATGATGTTGGGAACTGTACCAGTAGCTCTGGGCCCTCAAAGACAAAACTATGAGGACCATATCACACCTGATTCTTTCATTCATGTCGATGACTTTTCCACTCCAAAGGAGCTGGCAGAGCAGCTACTTTACCTTGACCAAAATCATACAGAATACATGAGATACTTTAGCTGGACAAGCAGGTATAAAGTTAAATCGACTAAGTTTGGAAGTGAACATGCTTGCCAAACTTGTAAATACTTACAAAACCACAAGGAGTACCAAGTTGTTCGTAATCTTAACGAATGGTTCTGGGGTTAA
- the LOC119483162 gene encoding 4-galactosyl-N-acetylglucosaminide 3-alpha-L-fucosyltransferase 9-like has product MVREQTQDPNNNSSAELHINPQPSDTQKIQAAAVDAEPDTIVLIWKIPFGQKYNMNCSIFNIVKCRLTADKTLYPKAHGVLFHHRDIGGMPTEPRPYFQKWVWFNMESPAHTTPNPELNDVFNLTCNYRLDSNIPVPYGSLVPVTSQDKSFKLPAKDKLVCWIVSNWNPGSKRVQFYNELKKHINIHTYGGAFSHRPSDKGYIEIVSSCKFYLSFENSIYKDYITEKVYRPMIWGTVPVALGTLHESYEDNIPPDSFIHVDDFSTPKKGKGSHQMQKQ; this is encoded by the exons ATGG TGAGAGAACAGACCCAGGACCCAAACAACAACAGTTCTGCAGAGCTGCACATTAACCCACAACCCAGCGACACCCAGAAGATCCAGGCAGCAGCAGTGGACGCTGAGCCCGACACTATAGTATTGATCTGGAAGATTCCATTTGgccaaaaatataatatgaattgCAGTATTTTCAATATCGTAAAATGCCGCTTGACAGCTGACAAGACACTATACCCTAAGGCCCACGGGGTTCTCTTCCACCACAGGGATATAGGAGGCATGCCGACAGAACCGCGTCCCTATTTTCAGAAATGGGTGTGGTTCAATATGGAGTCACCTGCACACACAACTCCAAACCCTGAACTTAATGACGTATTCAACTTAACATGCAATTATCGCCTCGATTCAAATATTCCAGTGCCTTATGGGTCTCTGGTGCCAGTGACGTCACAAGATAAAAGTTTCAAATTGCCAGCAAAGGACAAGTTGGTGTGTTGGATCGTGAGCAACTGGAACCCGGGGTCAAAGAGAGTTCAGTTCTACAATGAACTGAAGAAACACATCAACATTCATACTTATGGAGGAGCTTTTAGCCATCGTCCAAGTGACAAAGGCTATATAGAGATAGTTTCTAGTTGTAAATTCTACCTCTCCTTTGAAAACTCTATCTACAAAGACTACATCACAGAGAAGGTATACAGACCTATGATTTGGGGAACTGTACCAGTAGCTCTGGGCACTCTCCATGAGTCC TATGAGGACAATATCCCTCCTGATTCTTTCATTCATGTCGATGACTTTTCCACTCCGAAAAAAGGGAAGGGGAGTCATCAAATGCAAAAACAGTGA